The Streptomyces sp. RKND-216 genomic sequence GCGGCGAGGCCGATCTTCTTCCGCATGCCCGTGGAGTAGTCCACGACCAGTTTGTTCTGCGCGCCTGCCAGGTCGAGTACGTCGAGGAGCTGAGCGGCGCGGCGTTCGGCCTCGGCGGTGGGGATGCCGCGCAGCGCGCCGATATAGCAGAGGAGTTCGCGACCGGAGAGTCGTTCGAAGAGGCGGAGCCCTTCGGGCAGCACGCCGATCCGGGCCTTCACGGCGACGGGGTCGCGCCACACGTCGTGCCCGACGATCTCGACCGCCCCGGAGTCCGGCCGTAGCAGCCCGGTGACCATGGACAGGGTGGTCGTCTTGCCCGCGCCGTTCGGGCCGACCAGTCCCACGAACCGGCCCGCGGGCACGTCGAGGTCGATGCCGTCGACGGCCGCCTGGCCGCCGAAGGCCTTGCGCAGCGCGCGGACGCGGACGGCTGCCGCGGGCGCGTCGGGGGCCATGGCGGCGACGGCACCGGCGGAACGATTCTCCGGGCGGTCC encodes the following:
- a CDS encoding ABC transporter ATP-binding protein: MAPDAPAAAVRVRALRKAFGGQAAVDGIDLDVPAGRFVGLVGPNGAGKTTTLSMVTGLLRPDSGAVEIVGHDVWRDPVAVKARIGVLPEGLRLFERLSGRELLCYIGALRGIPTAEAERRAAQLLDVLDLAGAQNKLVVDYSTGMRKKIGLAAALLHNPEVLFLDEPFEGVDPVSAQTIRGVLERYTDSGATVVFSSHVMELVESLCDWVAVMATGRIRAHGPLAEVRGDAPTLHEAFLELVGAGERAAAGDSLDWLGGGAATSTDTGTGTGAESGADSTPRKDGGR